A single Phragmites australis chromosome 4, lpPhrAust1.1, whole genome shotgun sequence DNA region contains:
- the LOC133915469 gene encoding protein SPIRRIG-like isoform X2 — MGRIILRGKNELELDIRRFWEEFRSSSSEKEKERALNLAVDVFCRLVKQHSSVAQLVTKLVEAHVFSFVIGRAFVTDVEKLRIHSKGRSLQVSDVIGFFSDITELGICPGSNLLYAVEVLVTETNDKQPLLDSGILCCLIYILNSLLSLDEYTPNPSPVGREGTKSEKSKDRDPTQSRRLEIEGSVVHIMKALASHPSAAPSLIEDDALQVLFNMVANGSLTVFSQFREGLVPLHTIQLHRHAMQVLGLLLANDNGTSAKYIRKHHLIKVLLTAVKDFNPQSGDAAYTMGIVDLLLECVELSYRPESGSIRLREDIHNAHGYQFLVQFALTLCSLHKNQTLQSSPKLVPEEDGFDHSHRLEQDIFSCDLSPQLSRLLDVLVNLSQIGPSENGGGKSLKSSHAKGMGHNRSRTPSADKFDDVMEISSPKVKDLDAIQMLQDIFLKADNLEVQAEVLNRMFKIFSSHLENYKLCQQLRTVPLFILNMGSFPAALQEVILKILEYAVTVVNCIPEQELLSLCCLLQQPISTNLKHTVLSFFVKLLSFDQQYKKVLREVGVLGVLLDDLKQNKLFFGDERQNKAFDSTERMSNAINFQKTVDNKDAILSPKLMASSSSKFPMFEDEGTITVAWDCLFYLLKRAEPNQQSFRLSNGVNIILPFLVSESHRSGVLRLLSCLIIEDALQAHPEEIGSLIEILKSGMVSTSSGSQLKLDNDAKCDTFGALWRILGANSSAQRIFGEATGFSLLLTTLHSFQNDNEVEETESSLHTHMKIFGFLLRAMTAAVCNNSVNRIRLHTILSSNTFYDLLSESGLLCVDCEKQVILLLLELALEIVLPPTSNLQVEIISSETSEDESGFLSAISFGLSRLDKERVHNASAVVVLIRSLLIFTPKVQLNLLRFIEKLANAGPFNQENLTSVGCVGLLLETISPFLEGSSPILNHALRIVELLGAYRLSSSELRLLVRYILQLKVKRSGHLFVNMMDKLIQMQDVRQGNVSLAPFIEMDMSKAGHASIQVSLGERTWPPVSGYSFVCWFQFQNFFKSQSKEAEKTSKGTCGKRSGQILRIFSVGAVDDANTLYTELYLHDNGVFTISTGNSSSLPFPGIEMEEGKWHHLAVVHSKPNALAGLFQASVASLYLDGKLRHTGKLGYSPSLFGKSLQVTLGTPTIRGKVSDLSWRLRCCYLFEEVLTPGSICFMYILGQGYRGLFQDTDLLRFVPNRACGGEVMAIMDSLEVEVSAPSSSQRIDSSMKQGSFRVESNGIVWDMERLRNLSLQLSGRKLIFAFDGTSSDAFRASGTLSLLNLVDPTSAAASPIGGIPRYGRLSGDVYICNQCTIGDTVQTVGGMPVVLALVEAAETRDMLHMALELLALSLQQSHQNVKNMQALRGYHLLALFLHRRMSLFDMQSLDIFFRIAACEASFPEPQKSNINRTASYASGMSPEASLDDLTLPKFGDDVSSGGSHEDLDDFSAQKDSFSHLSELENADLAGETSEFIVLSNADMVEHVLLDWTIWVTAPISVQITLLGFLERMVSMHWFRNHNLTILRRINLVQHLLVTLQRGDVEIPVLEKLVVLLGVILEDGFLASELELVVRFIIMTFDPPELTPNRQIVREAMGKHVIVRNMLLEMLIDLQVTISAEELLEQWHKVVSSRLITYFLDEAVHPTSMRWITTLLGVCLTSSTTFALKFRTSGGFQGLNHVLPSFHDSPEIYYILFCLVFEKPVYPRVPEVRMLDFHALMPSDENYGELKFADLLDTIIAMAKATFDSLITKSMLAHQNNNLSHLNGTLVADLVEATLDMGGDLQGEALMHKTYAARLMGGEAAAPAVATSILRLMVDLAKMCPPFSAVCRRHDFLESCVDLYFSCVRSDCALRMAKDLTTAATDEKNIHDDNESSKDTFSSLPQDQEQSTKRLSVASFPQEQKSSSSESTGMQNSFETAEVKADDSSNQELSTKFLNGEANQMFQNAHDQGRISAPSSNGIAESYRQADSPNSVSMNNVGSPVLSERSTHRAASTPTASPMAPFTSWPGSAGSYSDGRHLTASPSMASSLSGIDLDSSPDLKTNMQGSPAVNTLFPINSKLLLDIDDLGYGGGPCSAGATAVLDLVAQILADIISEQLKAALFIESILESVPLFVDIDSALIFQGLCLSRLMNFLERKLLLDDEEDRKKLDKSRWSVNLDPLCWMIVDRVYMGCFPTPLGVLRTLEFLMSMLQLANNDGRIENAVPPGKGILSIARGSRQLDPYIHAILKNTNRMIMYCFLPTFLKNMGEDDLLANLAFLTETGRSLASKPYQEDFSVDICTVLQLLIANKRLVLCPSNVDTDLMCCFCINLMALLRDKRLTAQNLAVDLLKYLVVHRRQSLEDLLVCKPNQGQQMDILHGGLDKLLTGSTSMFFEWLQISQQTISKVLDQCALIMWVQYITGSAKFPGVRIKGMEVRRKKEMGRKSRESAKLDARHWEQINERRYNLDLVRDVMSTELRAIRQDKYGWILHGESEWQSQLQQLVHERGIFPMRQLSIEPAWQLCAVEGPYRMRKKLEHNKFKIDTIQSVLTSNFGLYDAKMTNKEDGDMLMTSGSDTMSGLNLLTYDTEEKELDAADFASFKDEDDIFKGGSTMSAPIGWTDDKSSINEQSLHSATEFGAKSSSLSYHMTESHQGKSELSSPRRAPSIKGTDARTSEDKSEKELLDNGEYLIRPYLEPSEKIRHKYNCERVAGLDKHDGIFLIGELCLYIIENFYIDDSNCICEKGSEDELSVIDQALGVNKDIMGSSESQQKSPSMLGATAKFLLGGRAWAYNGGAWGKEKLCSSSNLPHPWHMWKLDSVHELLKRDYQLRPVAIEIFSMDGCNELLVFHKKEREEVFKNLIAMNLPRNSMLDTTISASSKQDSGEGSRLFKVMAKSFSKRWQSGEITNFQYLMHLNTLAGRGYSDLTQYPVFPWVLADYDSDTLDLRNPQTFRKLDKPMGCQTEEGEEEFCKRYDSWDDPDVPKFHYGSHYSSAGIVLFYLLRLPPFSTENQKLQGGQFDHADRLFNSVRDTWVSAAGKSNTSDVKELIPEFYYLPEFLENRFNLDLGEKQSGEKVGDVVLPPWAKGSTREFIRKHREALESDYVSENLHHWIDLIFGYKQRGKAAEDAINVFYHYTYEGNVDIDAVSDPTMKASILAQINHFGQTPKQLFQKPHPQRRTDRKVPPHPLRYSAYLTHQEIRKTASSVSQIVTYNDKILIASANSLLKPVTYSEYISWGFPDRSLRILTYDQDKLLSTHENLHGGSQIQCIGVSHDGNILTAGGDDGVVSVWRFVKDGIRRLLRMEKALCAHTGTITCVYVSQPYSLIVSGSDDCSVILWDLTSLVFVKQLPKFPASVSALHVNNLTGEILTGAGVLFAVWSINGDCLAVVNTSQLPSDLILSVASTTHSDWQDTNWYVTGHQSGAVKVWKMVHCSSDEASNSKSKSPAITLGGLGLNGQAPEYRLLLQKVLKSHKYPVTALCIPPDLKQLLSGDTSGHLLSWSLKDDSFKGS, encoded by the exons ATGGGACGTATCATACTAAG GggaaaaaatgaattggagTTGGACATCAGGAGGTTCTGGGAAGAATTCCGCTCTTCCAGCTCTGAAAAG GAGAAAGAAAGGGCCTTAAATTTGGCAGTAGATGTCTTCTGTAGGCTAGTGAAGCAGCATTCTAGTGTAGCTCAATTAGTTACAAA GTTAGTAGAAgcacatgttttttcttttgttattggAAGAGCTTTTGTTACTGATGTGGAGAAACTAAGAATTCACAGCAAAGGAAGATCACTGCAGGTTTCTGATGTTATTGGCTTCTTTTCGGATATCACAGAG CTTGGCATATGTCCAGGTTCAAACTTGTTATACGCAGTCGAAGTTCTCGTGACAGAG ACAAATGATAAGCAACCTCTGTTGGACTCTGGTATTTTGTGCTGCCTTATATATATCCTCAATTCCCTATTGAGTCTCGATGAGTACACGCCAAATCCTTCTCCTGTTGGCCGAGAAGGGACAAAAAGTGAGAAGAGCAAAGATCGGGATCCTACGCAATCACGACGGCTTGAG ATTGAGGGGAGCGTAGTACATATAATGAAGGCACTGGCGAGCCATCCATCTGCTGCACCAAGTTTAATTGAGGATGATGCTCTGCAAGTTCTTTTCAACATGGTTGCAAATGGTTCACTCACCGTCTTTTCGCAGTTCAGGGAGGGTCTTGTTCCCCTTCACACAATTCAGCTTCATCGCCATGCAATGCAG gttcttggtcttcttcttgcaAACGACAATGGAACTTCTGCAAAGTACATCAGGAAGCACCATTTG ATTAAAGTACTCCTTACGGCCGTGAAAGATTTCAATCCTCAGAGTGGCGATGCTGCTTACACCATGGGCATTGTTGATTTGTTACTGGAATGTGTTGAGTTGTCTTACAGGCCTG AGTCTGGGTCCATAAGGCTCAGGGAAGACATACACAATGCTCATGGTTACCAGTTCCTTGTTCAATTTGCTCTTACGCTTTGTAGCTTACACAAAAACCAGACTCTCCAATCCTCACCCAAGTTAGTACCCGAAGAGGATGGCTTCGATCATTCTCACAGATTAGAACAAGATATATTCTCATGTGACCTTTCACCTCAGTTGTCTAGGTTGCTTGATGTTCTTGTAAATTTATCACAAATTGGACCTTCTGAAAATGGCGGTGGTAAAAGTTTAAAATCTTCTCATGCGAAAGGAATGGGCCACAACAGAAGCCGAACTCCATCTGCTGACAAATTCGATGACGTGATGGAAATTAGTAGCCCCAAGGTAAAAGATCTTGACGCCATTCAGATGCTACAGGATATTTTTCTGAAGGCAGACAACTTGGAAGTGCAAGCTGAAGTTCTCAATAGAATGTTCAAGATTTTCTCAAGCCATCTTGAAAATTACAAGCTATGCCAACAACTGCGAACTGTTCCTCTTTTTATCCTAAACATGGGCAGTTTCCCTGCAGCACTGCAAGAGGTCATCTTAAAAATTTTGGAGTATGCTGTCACTGTTGTAAACTGTATTCCAGAGCAGGAGTTGTTGTCACTCTGTTGCTTATTGCAGCAACCAATTTCTACCAATCTTAAGCATACAGTGCTTTCGTTCTTCGTAAAGCTCCTCTCCTTTGATCAGCAGTACAAGAAAGTTCTCAGAGAAGTGGGTGTCTTGGGGGTATTGTTAGATGACTTGAAGCAAAACAAGCTTTTCTTTGGAGATGAGCGGCAAAATAAGGCCTTTGACTCTACAGAGAGGATGTCCAATGCAATTAATTTTCAAAAGACTGTAGACAACAAAGATGCAATTCTTTCACCGAAGTTAATGGCTTCTAGTTCCTCAAAATTTCCCATGTTTGAAGATGAAGGAACAATTACTGTTGCTTGGGATTGTCTTTTTTATCTGCTGAAGAGAGCTGAGCCTAACCAGCAATCATTCCGATTGTCCAATGGTGTCAATATCATTCTTCCTTTCTTGGTATCTGAAAGCCACAGATCTGGTGTACTACGACTACTTTCGTGCCTGATAATTGAAGATGCTCTTCAG GCTCATCCAGAAGAAATAGGGTCACTGATTGAAATCTTGAAGAGTGGGATGGTATCAACCTCATCAGGTTCTCAATTGAAGCTTGATAATGATGCAAAGTGTGATACATTTGGTGCTTTGTGGCGCATTCTTGGGGCAAACAGTTCAGCACAACGAATTTTTGGAGAAGCCACTGGATTTTCCCTGCTACTAACAACGCTACATAGTTTCCAGAATGACAACGAAGTTGAGGAGACCGAATCATCTTTACATACTCACATGAAGATCTTTGGTTTTCTATTGCGAGCTATGACAGCTGCAGTATGCAACAATTCTGTCAATAGGATACGGCTGCATACAATCCTGTCGTCGAACACTTTCTATGATCTCCTCTCTGAATCTGGGTTGCTTTGTGTGGATTGCGAAAAACAAGTtattttgcttttgcttgagCTTGCACTTGAGATTGTTCTTCCTCCCACCAGTAACCTGCAGGTAGAGATCATTTCATCTGAAACCTCAGAGGATGAATCAGGCTTCTTGTCTGCAATCTCGTTTGGACTTTCAAGGCTTGACAAGGAGCGGGTGCACAATGCTAGTGCAGTTGTTGTTCTGATCCGTTCCTTGCTGATATTTACACCTAAAGTTCAACTCAACTTGCTGAGATTCATTGAGAAGCTAGCAAATGCTGGTCCCTTCAACCAGGAGAATTTAACTTCTGTTG GATGTGTTGGCCTTCTACTTGAGACAATCAGCCCATTTTTGGAGGGTTCCTCTCCTATTCTTAATCACGCTTTGAGAATTGTTGAACTGCTAGGTGCTTACAG GTTGTCTTCATCCGAACTAAGACTTCTTGTGAGATATATTCTTCAGCTGAAAGTGAAGCGTTCAGGTCATCTTTTTGTTAATATGATGGACAAGTTAATTCAAATGCAAGATGTCAGACAAGGAAATGTTTCTCTAGCTCCTTTCATTGAAATGGACATGAGCAAAGCTGGTCATGCATCTATTCAAGTTTCATTAGGAGAAAGGACATGGCCGCCTGTTTCTGGGTACTCTTTTGTTTGCTGGTTCCAATTTCAGAACTTCTTTAAAAGTCAGTCTAAGGAAGCAGAAAAAACATCAAAAGGGACCTGTGGTAAAAGGAGTGGGCAAATTTTGCGCATATTTTCTGTGGGTGCAGTGGATGATGCCAACACTTTGTATACTGAACTTTATCTCCATGATAATGGTGTTTTTACTATATCTACGGGCAATTCAAGTTCATTGCCATTTCCTGGCATTGAAAtggaagaaggaaaatggcatCATCTTGCTGTTGTTCATAGCAAGCCAAATGCACTAGCTGGCCTTTTTCAAGCAAGTGTGGCTAGCCTGTATCTTGATGGAAAGCTGAGGCACACTGGCAAGCTTGGATATTCGCCATCCCTGTTTGGTAAATCTTTGCAAGTAACACTTGGTACACCTACTATCCGTGGGAAAGTTTCTGACCTATCATGGCGGCTCCGCTGTTGTTATCTTTTTGAGGAGGTCTTGACACCTGGGAGCATTTGTTTCATGTACATTCTTGGACAAGGATACCGGGGGTTGTTCCAAGACACTGATCTTCTGAGATTTGTCCCAAACCGGGCCTGCGGTGGGGAGGTAATGGCAATCATGGATTCATTAGAAGTGGAAGTATCTGCACCTTCAAGCAGCCAGCGCATTGATAGTTCAATGAAACAAGGAAGCTTTAGAGTTGAGAGCAACGGAATTGTTTGGGACATGGAACGGTTAAGAAATCTCTCCTTACAATTGTCCGGGAGGAAGCTAATATTTGCGTTTGATGGAACATCATCAGATGCTTTTCGAGCATCTGGGACTCTTTCGTTGCTGAACCTTGTTGATCCAACTTCTGCTGCTGCATCCCCAATAGGAG GTATACCACGATATGGACGTCTAAGTGGTGATGTTTACATTTGTAACCAGTGCACAATTGGTGACACTGTTCAAACAGTCGGTGGGATGCCTGTTGTTCTTGCTCTTGTTGAAGCTGCTGAAACTAGGGATATGCTGCATATGGCACTGGAATTGCTTGCATTATCTCTTCAGCAGAGTCATCAAAATGTGAAGAACATGCAGGCCTTGAGGGGGTATCATCTTCTTGCACTTTTTCTGCATAGGAGAATGTCACTGTTTGATATGCAATCTCTTGATATCTTCTTCCGTATCGCTGCCTGTGAGGCTTCCTTTCCCGAGCCACAGAAATCAAATATAAATCGAACAGCAAGTTATGCGTCTGGAATGTCCCCGGAGGCCAGTCTTGATGATCTTACCTTACCCAAGTTCGGCGATGATGTGTCTTCTGGTGGATCACATGAGGATCTAGATGACTTTTCAGCTCAAAAGGATTCATTTAGCCACTTGTCTGAGCTGGAGAATGCTGACTTAGCTGGAGAGACTTCTGAATTCATAGTCTTGTCAAATGCTGATATGGTTGAACATGTTCTCTTGGACTGGACTATATGGGTTACTGCTCCTATATCAGTACAAATAACTCTTCTCGGGTTTCTCGAGAGGATGGTATCAATGCATTGGTTCAGAAATCACAACCTCACAATATTGCGTCGAATTAATCTTGTCCAACATCTTCTTGTTACTTTACAACGTGGTGATGTTGAAATTCCTGTGCTGGAGAAGCTAGTTGTGCTACTAGGTGTCATCCTGGAGGATGGTTTTCTAGCTTCCGAGCTGGAACTTGTTGTAAGATTCATAATAATGACATTTGATCCTCCAGAGCTTACACCAAACCGTCAGATTGTGCGGGAGGCTATGGGAAAGCATGTCATTGTGAGGAACATGTTATTGGAAATGCTTATTGATCTACAAGTAACCATAAGTGCTGAAGAATTGCTGGAGCAATGGCATAAAGTTGTTTCATCCAGATTGATCACATATTTCCTTGATGAAGCTGTGCATCCAACTAGTATGAGATGGATCACAACTCTTTTAGGAGTTTGCCTTACATCATCTACTACATTTGCTCTGAAGTTCCGTACAAGTGGAGGTTTTCAAGGGTTGAATCATGTGCTTCCAAGCTTTCATGATTCTCCAGAAATATACTATATATTGTTTTGTTTGGTGTTTGAGAAGCCTGTTTATCCTCGAGTACCGGAGGTCCGCATGCTTGATTTCCATGCTCTCATGCCTAGTGATGAAAACTATGGAGAGTTGAAATTTGCTGATTTATTGGATACTATAATTGCAATGGCAAAAGCTACATTTGATTCCTTGATTACGAAATCTATGCTTGCGCATCAGAATAACAATCTTTCACATCTTAATGGCACCTTGGTTGCGGATCTTGTTGAGGCGACATTGGACATGGGAGGTGATCTTCAAGGAGAAGCTCTGATGCATAAGACATATGCAGCAAGGTTAATGGGTGGTGAAGCAGCAGCACCTGCCGTTGCTACTTCAATATTGAGGCTCATGGTTGACTTGGCAAAGATGTGCCCACCATTCTCTGCTGTCTGCAGGCGACATGATTTCCTTGAGAGCTGTGTTGATCTATATTTCTCTTGTGTAAG GTCTGATTGTGCCCTGAGGATGGCAAAAGATCTAACAACTGCcgcaacagatgagaagaataTCCATGATGATAATGAAAGTTCAAAGGACACCTTTTCAAGTTTACCACAGGATCAGGAACAATCAACCAAAAGATTGAGTGTTGCAAGTTTTCCTCAGGAGCAGAAAAGTTCCAGCTCAGAAAGTACTGGCAtgcaaaactcttttgaaaCTGCTGAAGTAAAAGCAGATGATTCTTCCAATCAGGAGCTTAGCACTAAGTTTTTAAATGGAGAAGCAAACCAAATGTTTCAGAATGCTCATGATCAAGGAAGGATCTCAGCTCCCAGTTCAAATGGCATTGCGGAGTCCTACCGACAAGCTGATTCACCCAACTCAGTTTCCATGAATAATGTTGGATCTCCTGTTTTATCTGAGAGATCAACCCACAGAGCAGCTAGTACCCCTACCGCATCTCCCATGGCCCCATTCACATCTTGGCCTGGTAGTGCAGGATCATATAGTGATGGCAGACACCTGACAGCCTCTCCATCCATGGCTTCATCTTTATCTGGGATAGACCTGGATTCGTCCCCTGATCTGAAGACAAATATGCAGGGATCACCTGCAGTGAATACACTTTTCCCAATCAATTCCAAGCTTTTGCTTGACATAGATGACTTAGGTTATGGGGGTGGCCCATGCTCTGCAGGAGCTACTGCTGTTCTTGATTTGGTTGCTCAAATCCTCGCTGACATTATCTCAGAACAGCTTAAAGCAGCACTTTTTATTGAGAGCATTTTGGAGTCCGTGCCTTTGTTTGTTGATATTGATTCTGCTCTGATTTTTCAAGGATTGTGCCTAAGCAGATTGATGAACTTCCTTGAAAGAAAGCTCttgcttgatgatgaagaagatagGAAGAAACTTGATAAGAGCCGCTGGTCTGTCAATTTGGACCCGCTTTGCTGGATGATAGTTGATCGTGTGTACATGGGCTGCTTTCCAACGCCACTTGGGGTACTACGGACACTAGAATTCTTAATGTCCATGCTGCAGCTTGCTAATAATGATGGCCGTATCGAAAACGCAGTGCCTCCAGGTAAAGGTATTTTATCCATTGCTCGAGGAAGTAGGCAGCTTGATCCTTACATCCATGCCATATTGAAGAACACAAACCGGATGATAATGTACTGTTTCCTCCCAACTTTCCTTAAAAATATGGGGGAAGATGACCTGCTTGCAAATCTTGCATTCCTAACAGAAACTGGGAGGAGTTTAGCTTCTAAACCTTACCAGGAGGATTTTTCTGTTGATATTTGTACAGTTCTTCAACTTCTAATTGCCAATAAGAGACTGGTGCTCTGCCCAAGCAATGTTGATACTGATCTAATGTGCTGTTTCTGCATAAATCTAATGGCACTTCTCCGTGACAAGAGGTTAACTGCTCAAAACTTGGCGGTTGATTTACTTAAATACTTGGTAGTGCATCGTCGCCAATCTCTTGAGGACCTGCTAGTTTGCAAGCCTAACCAAGGGCAACAAATGGACATCCTGCATGGTGGACTTGATAAATTGCTCACTGGAAGTACCTCAATGTTTTTTGAATGGCTCCAGATTTCTCAGCAAACAATAAGCAAAGTATTGGACCAGTGTGCTCTAATAATGTGGGTTCAATATATTACCGGCTCAGCAAAATTTCCTGGCGTGAGAATAAAAGGAATGGAAGTCAGGCGCAAAAAAGAGATGGGACGAAAATCACGTGAATCTGCAAAACTTGATGCCAGGCACTGGGAGCAGATAAATGAGCGGAGGTATAATCTAGATTTGGTTCGTGATGTGATGTCCACAGAGCTAAGAGCAATTCGTCAAGACAAATATGGATGGATATTGCATGGAGAAAGTGAGTGGCAAAGCCAGCTCCAACAACTTGTACATGAAAGAGGTATTTTTCCCATGCGACAACTATCCATAGAACCTGCATGGCAGTTATGTGCTGTTGAAGGACCATATAGAATGCGGAAGAAACTTGAGCACAACAAATTTAAGATAGATACTATTCAGAGTGTTCTAACCAGCAACTTTGGGCTCTATGATGCTAAGATGACCAATAAAGAGGATGGAGACATGTTGATGACATCTGGGTCAGATACAATGTCAGGCTTGAATCTTTTGACCTATGACACTGAGGAGAAGGAACTTGATGCTGCTGATTTTGCATCATTCAAAGATGAGGATGACATATTCAAAGGTGGAAGTACAATGTCAGCTCCCATAGGCTGGACTGATGACAAAAGCAGCATTAATGAACAAAGTCTTCACTCTGCAACGGAATTTGGAGCAAAATCAAGTTCCCTTTCTTATCACATGACAGAGAGTCACCAGGGTAAATCTGAACTTAGTTCACCAAGAAGGGCACCTTCAATTAAAGGTACTGATGCAAGAACCTCGGAAGATAAGTCAGAAAAGGAGTTGCTTGACAATGGTGAATATCTTATCAGACCTTATTTGGAACCCTCTGAAAAAATAAGGCATAAGTACAACTGTGAACGGGTTGCTGGTCTTGATAAGCACGATGGAATATTTCTAATTGGAGAACTTTGCTTATACATTATTGAGAATTTCTACATTGACGATTCCAACTGCATTTGTGAAAAGGGCAGTGAAGATGAACTCTCTGTCATTGATCAAGCTTTAGGTGTGAACAAGGATATAATGGGAAGCAGTGAATCTCAGCAGAAATCTCCTTCCATGTTGGGTGCAACAGCAAAGTTTTTGCTTGGTGGCAGGGCATGGGCATACAATGGAGGTGCTTGGGGTAAGGAGAAGCTTTGCAGTAGCAGCAACCTGCCTCATCCATGGCATATGTGGAAGCTTGATAGTGTTCATGAGCTACTAAAACGTGATTATCAGCTCCGCCCAGTTGCAATTGAGATTTTCAGCATGGATGGTTGCAATGAGCTTCTAGTTTTCCAcaaaaaagagagggaggaagtTTTCAAAAATCTGATCGCCATGAATCTCCCACGGAATAGCAT GTTGGACACAACAATATCAGCTTCTTCAAAACAGGACAGCGGTGAGGGGAGCCGTCTTTTCAAAGTCATGGCAAAATCGTTCTCTAAAAGATGGCAAAGTGGAGAAATTACCAACTTCCAATATCTCATGCATCTAAATACACTTGCCGGTCGAGGGTATAGTGATCTCACACAATACCCAGTATTTCCATGGGTTCTTGCAGATTATGATAGCGATACTTTAGATCTGAGGAACCCACAGACATTTCGTAAGCTTGATAAACCTATGGGATGTCAaacagaggaaggagaagaggaattCTGTAAGAG ATACGATAGCTGGGATGACCCTGATGTACCAAAGTTCCATTATGGTTCTCATTATTCAAGTGCTGGGATTGTACTTTTCTATCTTTTAAGGTTGCCCCCTTTTAGCACGGAAAATCAGAAATTGCAGGGTGGGCAATTTGACCATGCAGACCGATTATTCAACAGTGTGAGAGATACATGGGTGAGTGCTGCTGGCAAGAGCAACACATCAGATGTGAAAGAACTGATTCCTGAGTTCTATTATTTGCCCGAATTTTTGGAGAACCGGTTTAATCTGGACCTGGGGGAGAAACAATCAGGAGAGAAG GTTGGTGATGTTGTTTTGCCACCTTGGGCTAAAGGCAGCACCAGAGAATTCATTAGGAAGCACCGGGAAGCCCTGGAGTCAGATTATGTATCTGAGAATCTACATCATTGGATTGATCTTATTTTTGGATATAAGCAGAGAGGAAAG GCAGCCGAAGATGCCATCAATGTCTTCTATCACTACACATATGAAGGCAATGTTGACATAGATGCAGTATCAGATCCTACCATGAAGGCTTCAATATTAGCACAAATCAACCATTTTGGTCAGACCCCAAAACAGTTATTCCAAAAACCACATCCACAGCGACGAACTGACAGGAAAgtccctcctcatcctctacgGTACAGTGCCTATCTTACACATCAAGAGATCCGCAAGACAGCATCCTCAGTGTCCCAGATTGTCACCTACAATGATAAGATCCTAATAGCCTCAGCTAACAGCTTGCTAAAACCAGTAACTTATAGTGAATACATTTCCTGGGGATTCCCTGACCGAAGCTTGAGAATATTAACCTACGATCAGGATAAACTTCTGTCTACACATGAAAACCTTCATGGTGGTAGTCAAATTCAGTGCATTGGAGTGAGCCATGATGGCAACATTCTCACCGCAGGTGGTGATGACGGAGTTGTTTCGGTGTGGAGATTTGTAAAAGATGGCATTCGCCGTCTCCTGAGAATGGAGAAGGCTTTGTGTGCTCACACAGGCACGATAACTTGCGTCTATGTCAGCCAGCCTTACTCATTAATTGTCTCAGGCTCTGACGACTGTTCCGTGATCTTGTGGGACCTGACAAGCCTGGTCTTTGTGAAGCAGCTACCAAAGTTCCCAGCATCAGTGTCTGCGCTACATGTGAACAACCTCACTGGTGAGATTCTGACTGGAGCTGGTGTTCTTTTCGCTGTTTGGAGCATCAATGGGGACTGCCTTGCTGTGGTGAACACCTCCCAGCTTCCTTCTGATCTCATCTTATCTGTGGCAAGCACGACACACTCAGACTGGCAGGACACAAACTGGTATGTGACAGGTCATCAAAGCGGTGCTGTTAAGGTATGGAAGATGGTGCACTGCTCGTCTGATGAAGCATCAAATAGCAAAAGCAAATCGCCTGCAATCACCTTGGGGGGGCTGGGCCTGAACGGCCAAGCACCGGAGTATAGACTGCTTCTTCAGAAGGTGCTGAAGTCACATAAGTACCCGGTCACTGCCCTTTGTATACCACCCGACCTTAAACAGCTTCTGAGTGGGGATACCAGTGGTCACTTGCTTTCGTGGTCGCTGAAAGATGACAGCTTTAAGGGTTCATAG